A genomic segment from Roseibium algicola encodes:
- the cysG gene encoding siroheme synthase CysG, with protein MTSRGGDTLKTLKKPEDRLDVFPAFMKVAGRRVLVVGHGGEAAAKVRLLGETNARIVVVCKIVEPDLQEAIDLFETEHLAEDFQPGHLKDAALVFSAREDWDLDKAVVDAARAQGVPVNAVDKPELCDFYTGALVNRAPIAVAITSTGVGPVLSRHIRARIEAMLPRSTGELARLAESFRDAATKVIRDGGLRRSFWARFFSGSVATNLYAGKADVARSEAQRLLNSMADEPGFVWLVGAGPGAEDLLTLRAQRLLQEADVIVHDALVPANVVAMGRRDAERISVGKRKGAHSVPQSEISELLVELGRKGLKVVRLKAGDPMIFGRAAEEMEALREGGIGFEIVPGVTAAFAAAASAQIPLTLRGVASNLVFATGHNAKSETLPDWAGLALKGATVAVYMGRTVAAAVAEKMIGAGLKPETPVAVIENAAHPDERQFAGTLSELAVLSNRAVIDGPVLIVIGEAVGHAAMDKAEPLAPQLAARVVAA; from the coding sequence ATGACTAGCCGTGGTGGCGACACTCTGAAAACACTGAAAAAGCCGGAAGACCGGCTCGACGTGTTTCCGGCCTTCATGAAGGTTGCCGGCCGGCGTGTGCTCGTTGTCGGGCACGGCGGTGAAGCTGCTGCAAAGGTTCGTCTCCTGGGGGAAACCAACGCCCGGATCGTCGTCGTTTGCAAAATTGTCGAACCGGATCTGCAGGAGGCTATTGACCTCTTCGAGACCGAGCATCTTGCCGAGGATTTCCAGCCTGGTCATCTGAAGGACGCCGCTCTGGTCTTTTCCGCACGCGAAGACTGGGACCTCGACAAGGCTGTTGTCGATGCGGCACGGGCGCAGGGCGTTCCAGTCAATGCGGTCGACAAGCCGGAACTGTGCGATTTCTACACCGGTGCCCTGGTCAATCGCGCACCGATCGCCGTTGCGATAACCTCGACCGGTGTCGGTCCTGTCCTGTCGCGCCACATCCGCGCGCGCATTGAAGCCATGCTGCCGCGTTCGACCGGCGAGCTGGCGCGTCTTGCCGAAAGTTTCCGCGATGCCGCAACCAAGGTGATCCGCGACGGGGGGCTGCGCCGCAGTTTCTGGGCGCGCTTCTTCTCCGGTTCGGTCGCAACCAATCTCTATGCAGGCAAGGCTGATGTCGCCCGTTCCGAGGCACAGCGGTTGTTGAATTCGATGGCGGACGAGCCCGGTTTTGTCTGGCTTGTCGGTGCCGGGCCGGGCGCGGAAGACCTGTTGACCCTGCGCGCGCAGCGCCTGCTGCAGGAAGCCGACGTCATCGTTCACGATGCGCTGGTGCCGGCAAATGTCGTTGCCATGGGCCGCCGCGATGCGGAGCGCATTTCAGTGGGCAAGCGCAAGGGCGCTCATTCCGTGCCGCAGTCCGAAATTTCCGAGCTCCTGGTCGAGCTTGGCCGCAAGGGCTTGAAAGTCGTGCGTCTGAAAGCTGGAGATCCGATGATCTTTGGCCGTGCGGCGGAAGAAATGGAAGCGCTTCGCGAAGGTGGTATCGGCTTTGAAATTGTTCCAGGCGTCACGGCAGCCTTCGCCGCGGCAGCGTCAGCCCAGATCCCGCTCACGTTGCGCGGTGTCGCCTCCAACCTGGTTTTCGCTACCGGCCACAATGCCAAGTCCGAAACCCTGCCGGATTGGGCTGGGCTGGCACTCAAGGGCGCGACGGTGGCCGTCTACATGGGCCGGACCGTGGCAGCTGCCGTTGCCGAGAAGATGATCGGCGCAGGCCTGAAACCTGAAACACCGGTTGCCGTGATCGAGAATGCGGCACACCCGGACGAACGCCAATTTGCCGGAACCCTGTCCGAACTCGCGGTGCTGTCGAACCGCGCGGTGATCGACGGACCGGTTCTGATCGTGATCGGCGAGGCCGTGGGCCATGCCGCAATGGACAAGGCCGAACCCCTGGCGCCGCAGCTCGCCGCCCGGGTTGTAGCCGCCTGA
- a CDS encoding acetyl-CoA acetyltransferase, whose product MTAAMVGWAHMPFGKHSEETVESMIVKVAVDAIKDAGIEPGDVDEILLGHFNAGFSAQDFTASLVLQADPALRFKPATRVENACATGSAAVHQGVRAIASGDARFVLVVGVEQMTTTPGPEIGKNLLKASYLKEEGDIPAGFAGVFGKIADAYFQKYGDQSDALAKIASKNHKNGVGNPYAQMRKDLGFDFCRAESEKNPFVAGPLKRTDCSLVSDGAAALVLTDPATALGMKKAVAFRALAHVQDFLPMSKRDILKFEGCYKAWGQALGDANLALDDLSFVETHDCFTIAELIEYEAMGLTREGEGARAVLEGWTEMGGKLPVNPSGGLKAKGHPIGATGVSMHVLTAMQLTGTAGEIQVKNAEIGGIFNMGGAAVANFVSVMQAMK is encoded by the coding sequence ATGACGGCAGCCATGGTGGGTTGGGCACACATGCCCTTCGGCAAGCATTCGGAAGAGACGGTTGAAAGCATGATCGTCAAGGTGGCGGTCGATGCCATCAAGGACGCGGGTATCGAGCCGGGAGATGTCGACGAGATCCTGCTCGGTCATTTCAATGCCGGTTTCTCGGCACAGGACTTCACCGCTTCGCTGGTGCTGCAGGCCGATCCGGCGCTGCGTTTCAAACCGGCAACCCGTGTCGAAAACGCCTGCGCCACCGGCTCTGCCGCCGTGCATCAGGGCGTGCGCGCCATTGCTTCGGGCGACGCCCGCTTCGTGCTGGTCGTCGGTGTCGAGCAGATGACCACGACGCCCGGCCCGGAAATCGGCAAGAACCTGCTCAAGGCCTCCTATTTGAAGGAAGAAGGCGATATCCCGGCAGGCTTCGCCGGCGTCTTCGGCAAGATCGCCGACGCGTACTTCCAGAAGTACGGCGACCAGTCCGATGCCCTGGCCAAGATTGCATCGAAGAACCACAAGAACGGTGTCGGCAACCCCTACGCCCAGATGCGCAAGGACCTCGGTTTCGACTTCTGCCGTGCGGAATCGGAAAAGAACCCCTTTGTCGCCGGTCCGCTGAAGCGCACCGACTGTTCGCTGGTGTCCGACGGTGCCGCCGCACTCGTCCTGACCGATCCTGCAACGGCTCTCGGCATGAAGAAGGCGGTTGCCTTCCGCGCTCTTGCCCATGTGCAGGATTTCCTGCCGATGTCGAAGCGCGACATCCTGAAGTTCGAAGGCTGTTACAAGGCCTGGGGTCAGGCACTCGGCGATGCCAATCTGGCGCTGGACGATCTGTCTTTCGTCGAGACCCACGACTGTTTCACCATTGCCGAGCTGATCGAATATGAAGCCATGGGCCTCACCAGGGAAGGCGAGGGCGCTCGCGCCGTGCTGGAAGGCTGGACGGAAATGGGCGGCAAGCTGCCGGTGAACCCGTCCGGTGGTCTGAAGGCCAAGGGCCATCCGATTGGCGCCACGGGTGTCTCCATGCACGTGCTCACTGCCATGCAGCTGACAGGCACTGCCGGCGAAATCCAGGTCAAGAACGCCGAGATCGGCGGCATCTTCAACATGGGTGGTGCCGCGGTGGCCAACTTCGTGTCCGTGATGCAGGCGATGAAGTAA
- a CDS encoding alpha-glucosidase family protein, producing MFEEAETGLEADVPSDMKNDPDWWRGAVIYQIYPRSFNDTNGDGIGDLNGVSERMDYIASLGVDAIWLSPFFTSPMDDFGYDVSDYEDVDPMFGTLADFDRMLAAAHARGLKVIIDLVISHTSDQHPWFVESRSSRDNAKADWFVWADAKPDGTVPTNWLSIFGGPAWEWDSRRRQYYMHNFLTSQPDLNFHNPEVQDAVLGAARFWLDRGVDGFRLDTVNFYFHDKQLRDNPPLSATEMPSTVDPTNPYGYQDHLYDKTQPENLLFLEKLRALLDKYPGTTSVGEIGADGQAVELTASYTEAGKRIHMAYSFDLLTPQHSAPYIRKIVEEMNAGIGSGWASWALSNHDVKRVASRWGEDLDIARFAPLETALCASLRGTPCLYQGEELGLPQAEVPFEKLQDPYGIRFWPEYKGRDGCRTPMPWVKDNSNAGFSEAEPWLPVAQDHLALAAFEQDKDESSILNRNRAFYAWRQAQDPLKKGDMVFLDSQDNTLVFTRSHQGETVLCAFNLGTEPATVTLSGLELEDLNAPGFNGTLEGATIVLQGLDALFARVKS from the coding sequence ATGTTCGAAGAAGCCGAAACGGGCCTGGAGGCTGATGTGCCGTCAGACATGAAGAATGACCCGGATTGGTGGCGTGGAGCGGTGATCTACCAGATCTATCCGCGCTCCTTCAACGACACCAATGGTGATGGCATAGGCGACCTCAACGGCGTCAGCGAACGCATGGACTACATTGCCTCGTTGGGCGTCGATGCCATCTGGCTGTCGCCTTTCTTCACCTCGCCGATGGATGATTTCGGTTACGATGTCTCCGACTATGAAGATGTCGACCCGATGTTCGGCACGCTTGCCGATTTCGACCGCATGCTGGCTGCCGCTCATGCGCGCGGCCTGAAGGTGATCATCGATCTGGTGATTTCGCACACCTCCGACCAGCATCCCTGGTTTGTCGAAAGCCGTTCGTCACGCGACAATGCCAAGGCCGACTGGTTCGTTTGGGCCGACGCCAAGCCGGACGGCACGGTGCCGACCAACTGGCTTTCGATCTTCGGCGGCCCGGCCTGGGAATGGGACAGCCGCCGGCGCCAGTATTACATGCACAATTTCCTGACCAGCCAGCCGGATCTGAACTTCCATAACCCTGAGGTTCAGGACGCGGTTCTGGGTGCCGCCAGGTTCTGGCTCGACCGCGGTGTCGACGGGTTCCGCCTCGACACGGTGAACTTCTATTTCCACGACAAGCAGCTCCGGGACAACCCACCCCTGAGCGCGACTGAAATGCCGTCCACCGTCGATCCGACCAACCCCTACGGCTATCAGGATCACCTTTACGACAAGACCCAGCCGGAAAACCTGTTGTTTCTTGAGAAGCTGCGCGCGCTCCTGGACAAATATCCGGGCACGACGTCCGTCGGTGAAATCGGCGCAGACGGACAGGCCGTGGAACTGACGGCCTCCTACACGGAAGCCGGCAAGCGCATTCACATGGCCTACAGCTTCGACCTGCTGACACCCCAGCATTCTGCGCCCTACATCCGCAAGATCGTGGAAGAGATGAACGCCGGCATCGGCTCCGGCTGGGCCTCCTGGGCGCTGTCGAACCACGACGTGAAGCGGGTCGCCAGCCGCTGGGGTGAGGATCTGGACATTGCCCGGTTCGCACCGCTTGAAACTGCACTCTGCGCCTCGCTGCGTGGCACCCCCTGCCTTTACCAGGGCGAAGAACTCGGCCTGCCGCAGGCTGAAGTTCCTTTTGAAAAGCTGCAGGATCCCTACGGCATCCGCTTCTGGCCGGAATACAAGGGCCGCGACGGCTGCCGGACACCAATGCCGTGGGTGAAAGACAACAGCAACGCCGGTTTCTCCGAAGCCGAGCCCTGGCTTCCGGTCGCGCAGGATCATCTGGCGCTTGCCGCCTTCGAACAGGACAAGGACGAAAGCTCCATCCTGAACCGGAACCGGGCCTTCTATGCCTGGCGGCAGGCTCAGGATCCCCTGAAGAAGGGCGACATGGTGTTTCTGGACAGCCAGGACAACACGCTGGTCTTCACCCGCAGCCATCAGGGTGAGACCGTGCTGTGCGCCTTCAACCTCGGCACCGAGCCGGCCACCGTTACCTTGAGCGGACTGGAGCTGGAAGACCTCAATGCACCCGGCTTCAACGGCACGCTGGAGGGCGCCACGATTGTGCTCCAGGGTCTCGACGCGCTGTTTGCCCGCGTGAAATCCTGA
- a CDS encoding glycosyltransferase family 2 protein, which yields MTDRLPLSVFIIARDEADRIARPIESVIGWVDEVIVIDSGSTDETVAVAEQLGARVIRNDWPGYGPQKRFGEDQCRNDWLLNLDADEEVTPGLAAEIKAKFADGSYADADGWRIMIRDLYAHETAPAPWAYGYHQIRLYDRRKGRFSASTVHDTVRPEEGARISNLSGIMAHRSIRSLDFQVGKYNRYSGMQVDDMRARGRKLPKSRLLTEFPVSFFKAYFVRKYRKYGWWGFILAMNYAHARFLRVAKAYEAELLDRTKTD from the coding sequence ATGACCGACCGACTGCCCCTTTCCGTTTTCATCATCGCCCGTGACGAAGCCGACCGGATCGCCCGACCGATCGAAAGTGTCATCGGCTGGGTGGACGAGGTCATCGTCATCGACAGCGGATCAACAGACGAGACTGTCGCCGTGGCCGAACAACTTGGCGCGCGGGTCATCCGCAACGACTGGCCTGGCTACGGTCCGCAAAAGCGTTTCGGCGAAGACCAGTGCCGCAACGACTGGCTGCTCAATCTGGATGCCGACGAAGAGGTGACGCCCGGGCTCGCCGCGGAAATCAAAGCCAAATTCGCAGACGGCAGTTACGCGGACGCCGATGGCTGGCGCATCATGATCCGCGATCTTTACGCCCATGAAACCGCCCCTGCCCCCTGGGCCTACGGGTATCATCAGATCCGCCTCTACGACCGGCGCAAGGGCCGGTTCTCTGCCTCGACGGTTCATGACACGGTCCGGCCCGAGGAAGGTGCGCGCATCTCGAACCTTTCCGGCATCATGGCGCACCGGTCCATCCGGTCACTGGATTTTCAGGTTGGCAAATACAATCGCTATTCCGGCATGCAGGTGGACGACATGCGCGCCCGCGGCCGCAAGCTGCCGAAAAGCCGCCTCCTGACCGAATTCCCGGTGAGCTTCTTCAAGGCCTATTTCGTGCGCAAGTACCGCAAATACGGCTGGTGGGGCTTTATCCTGGCCATGAATTACGCCCACGCCCGCTTCCTGCGCGTCGCCAAGGCCTATGAGGCCGAGTTGCTGGACAGGACCAAAACGGACTGA